Proteins encoded together in one Triticum dicoccoides isolate Atlit2015 ecotype Zavitan chromosome 7B, WEW_v2.0, whole genome shotgun sequence window:
- the LOC119338291 gene encoding ribosomal RNA small subunit methyltransferase-like yields the protein MAGGKIQKKRHGGGGGGGGARLQGGIPFEKSKGQHILRNPALVDSIIAKAGLKPTDTVLEIGPGTGNLTKRLLEAGVKAVVAVELDPRMVLELSRRFQGHPLSSRLKVIQGDVLKCDLPYFDICVANIPYQISSPLTFKLLSHRPIFRCAVIMFQREFAMRLVAQPGDTLYCRLSVNVQLLSRVSHLLKVGRNNFRPPPKVDSSVVRIEPRKPLPPVSFKEWDGLVRICFNRKNKTLGSLFKQKRVLELLEKNYKTMQSLQLAQESEMGEEKMSPDDVAVLANMVEDLSMEMSDEKEDDDMEMDDADVADGRASFREKIMGILQQGDFAEKRSSKLSQVDFLYLLSLFNKAGIHFS from the exons ATGGCCGGCGGCAAGATCCAGAAGAAGCgacacggcggcggtggcggcggcggcggcgcgcggctgcAGGGCGGGATCCCGTTCGAGAAGTCCAAGGGCCAGCACATCCTGCGGAACCCGGCGCTGGTGGACTCCATCATCGCCAAGGCCGGCCTCAAGCCGACCGACACCGTCCTCGAGATCGGGCCCGGAACGGGAAATCTCACCAAGCGGCTGCTCGAGGCCGGCGTCAAGGCCGTTGTCGCCGTCGAGCTCGACCCGCGGATGGTTCTCGAGCTGAGCCGCCGGTTCCAGGGGCACCCCCTCTCCTCACGCCTCAAG GTTATCCAAGGAGATGTTCTTAAATGTGATCTTCCGTACTTCGATATCTGCGTGGCAAACATCCCATACCAGATATCGTCCCCCCTTACATTCAAGCTTCTGTCACACCGTCCGATCTTCAGGTGTGCTGTGATCATGTTTCAACGTGAATTTGCCATGAGACTTGTAGCACAGCCTGGAGACACTCTGTACTGCCGTCTGTCAGTGAACGTGCAGCTCCTATCTCGCGTGTCACATCTGCTGAAGGTTGGGCGGAATAACTTCAGGCCTCCACCCAAGGTAGATTCTTCAGTTGTTCGCATCGAGCCAAGGAAACCCCTCCCTCCTGTCAGCTTCAAAGAGTGGGATGGACTTGTAAGGATTTGTTTCAATCGGAAAAACAAAACTCTGGGCTCCCTTTTCAAGCAGAAGCGCGTCCTTGAGTTGCTAGAGAAGAATTACAAGACAATGCAATCTCTCCAACTTGCCCAAGAATCTGAAATGGGCGAGgagaagatgtcacctgatgatgttgcggTGCTAGCCAATATGGTCGAGGACCTGAGCATGGAGATGAGTGATGAGAAAGAGGACGACGACATGGAAATGGATGATGCTGACGTGGCAGATGGCCGTGCTAGCTTCAGAGAAAAGATTATGGGTATATTGCAGCAGGGTGATTTTGCAGAGAAGAGGTCTTCCAAGCTGAGCCAAGTTGATTTCCTCTACTTGCTGTCTCTGTTCAACAAAGCAGGTATACATTTTTCGTGA
- the LOC119340111 gene encoding uncharacterized protein LOC119340111 gives MEIAVSAVASELAGRLVSFLVSKYRGQARPSKKENLEALRRLLLRVHTVVEEAEGRYITNSRMLLQLETLTEAMYRGYDALDTHGPLEQIGAQPEVSGSSHSMDFGGFNSTPASKEVQTALRALEAASAEMAEFVALLAGCERMPCSPYSCYLHIDNFMFGRRVERQRVINVLMQDGHPPPGAPTVLPIIGRRRVGKKTLVWSVCSDDRIRSRFPSILHVDGCEIQRIDRRRFATTVRTLIVVEVRSDVDDREWHEFLSLLQTVTGAGSKVVILSRLERLARFGTVNLVRINSFSREEYGYLFKVLAFGSSDPADHPRLALIGKELATMMEGSLVHLNVYSSVLRNNLNVQFWSRALKLYRTVMEANLSVFGDRPRALLDRGSTVDITRFSAAAAATPLRFVLLIGGRGSSGPGELPRMTFGDIIAGSVVLPMKFELVWESRLPPYTVISGTCVAEEPRHSVSPTRKRRR, from the coding sequence ATGGAGATTGCCGTCTCCGCGGTGGCAAGCGAGCTAGCCGGCCGGCTCGTGTCGTTCCTCGTCAGCAAGTACAGAGGCCAGGCACGCCCGAGCAAGAAGGAGAACCTGGAAGCGCTGCGCCGGCTCCTCCTCAGAGTCCACACCGTCGTCGAGGAGGCCGAGGGGCGATACATCACCAACTCCCGGATGCTGCTGCAGCTCGAGACGCTCACGGAGGCCATGTACCGGGGGTACGACGCCCTGGACACCCATGGCCCCCTGGAGCAGATCGGAGCACAACCGGAGGTGAGCGGCTCCTCACACTCCATGGATTTCGGAGGTTTCAATAGCACACCTGCCAGCAAAGAGGTGCAGACCGCACTGAGAGCTCTGGAGGCCGCCTCGGCGGAGATGGCCGAGTTCGTCGCGCTCCTGGCAGGCTGCGAGCGCATGCCCTGCAGCCCGTACAGCTGCTATCTTCACATCGACAACTTCATGTTCGGCCGCCGGGTCGAGAGGCAGCGAGTCATCAACGTATTGATGCAGGACGGCCACCCGCCACCCGGGGCTCCGACCGTGCTGCCCATCATCGGCCGTCGCAGAGTGGGCAAGAAGACGCTGGTGTGGAGCGTCTGCTCCGACGACCGGATCCGCTCTCGCTTCCCTTCCATCCTCCACGTCGACGGATGCGAGATTCAGAGGATCGACCGTCGCAGGTTTGCTACTACTGTGAGGACTTTgatcgtcgttgaggtccggtcGGACGTCGATGACAGGGAGTGGCACGAGTTCCTCTCGCTGCTCCAAACTGTCACCGGCGCAGGGAGCAAGGTGGTGATCCTAAGCCGGCTCGAGAGGCTAGCGAGGTTTGGAACCGTGAACCTCGTCCGGATCAACAGCTTCTCACGAGAGGAATACGGCTACCTTTTCAAGGTCCTCGCGTTCGGGAGCTCCGACCCGGCGGACCACCCGCGGCTGGCGCTGATAGGGAAGGAGCTAGCGACGATGATGGAGGGGTCCCTCGTGCACCTCAACGTCTACTCGAGCGTGCTGAGGAACAACCTGAACGTTCAGTTCTGGAGCCGCGCTCTGAAGCTGTACCGAACGGTGATGGAGGCTAACCTGTCCGTCTTCGGTGACCGCCCGAGGGCTCTTCTTGACAGAGGCAGCACCGTTGATATCACCAGgttctcggcggcggcggcggctaccccgCTTCGATTTGTGCTGCTGATCGGTGGAAGGGGCTCTTCCGGGCCAGGTGAGCTCCCCAGGATGACATTTGGAGATATAATAGCGGGCTCTGTTGTTCTGCCGATGAAGTTTGAGCTGGTGTGGGAATCTCGGTTGCCCCCTTACACTGTTATCTCCGGCACTTGTGTCGCAGAGGAGCCTCGACACTCGGTTTCACCCACAAGGAAACGTCGTAGATGA